The Dama dama isolate Ldn47 chromosome 11, ASM3311817v1, whole genome shotgun sequence genome segment CCGACAACATCCTCATCATCGAGTCGGAGCCCGGCTTTCCGCCCGCGCCCAGCCCGGGCCTCGGTCCCGGAGGGACCGCCCGCATCCGCGCCGCGGAGGTGCTTGTGTACGAGGCACCGCCGACGGCCGGCCGCGTCAGCCGCCTGCTCCAGAAGTTCGACCCGCCGGCCGCGCCGCGCCGCCGCGGGAGCCCGGAGCGCGTCCGCCCCGCGCTGCCACCCTCTCCGGGCCCGGCCGTTCCGCGCGTGGGCGAGCGCGCCGCCTGCTTCCAGTCCGATCCGGAGCGCTGCGGCTCAGGCCTTGGCCCCGGGCCCCGGCGCAGCGGCTTCTTGCACAAGACTAGCAGCAACTCCTTCACTGTCCACCCGCGGGGCCTGCGCCATAGTGCGGGCACTCGCCCACTCCCCAACGGGCCCCTGGCCCCGGAGTCCCGGGCCGGCGCTGCCAACGGCTTTGAGGGCTCCGCGCCTGAGCCAGGCGAGTGGAAGCCAAAGGTGGAGTCGGGGGAGGCCCCCGCCCACCAGTCCCCCAGCCCGGGGACCCCCAGTGCCACTCCAGCCGCGGATCCGGCCTTGCCCACGCTCAGCTCTTCCAGTGCCACTCCCAGCCAGCGCCAGTGGGTCTCCGCGGCCACCAGCGCCAATGACTCCTTCGAGATACGGCCGGCCTCAAAGCCAGACATGGGCAGGATCCCTGCCGGGGACCTCCAGGCCCGGGCTCTGGCTAGCCTTCGAGTGAACTCTCGAAACTCCTTCGTAGTCATCCCCAAGCGCAAGACCTCTGGGGCTCCTCCTGGGGAAGGGAGGCGGTCCGTGGCGCCTCCAGAGAAAGAAGTTGGCTGGGCCTCCCAGCACCCAGAGCATGAAGCCCAGCAGGTACCTGGAGTGGATGGTGTGTTTGCAGGTGGGAGGAGCCCCCCCAGAATCGTGGAGGGGGGCAGCCCTGCTCCAGCCGCTGCCCTTGTGGACCCTGCTGTCAGGTGGCAGGGGCTGCCCTCACCACCCCCATCTCCTGAAGCTGAGCCCGCCCAGGGCTTCCAGACTTCTGGCTTGGCCAAGAACGGCAGGGAGCCTAGGCGGCCAGGGCTGCCCATCACTTTCATTGATGAGGTGGACTCGGAGGACGAGGTCCCCCAAGAAGCCAAACTTCCCTGCTCCGGGGCTGGTGCGCCTCCCCAGTACCACCCGCATCCGACCAGGCCTGGGTACTTGTCAGAGCTCCAGCATCGGGGTGGCAACACCTTCACAGTGGTGCCTAAGAGGAAGCCAGGGGCCGTGCAGGCCAACGGCGAGGCCAGGCCAACGGAGGCTGaggaagaggagccaggcagagtTTCGGAGCCCCCTGCTGCTGCAGGGACCTCACTGAAGAAGCGCTACCCCACTGTGCACGAGATCGAGGTGATCGGCGGATACCTGGCCCTGCAGAAGTCTTGTCTCACCAAGGCCGGCTCCTCAAGAAAGAAGGTGAGTGGTGGGGGGCAGAGTCcacagagggagggggagaggtggCGGGTCACAGATCTGTGGGTGTAGCACGTGGCCTGCTTCCAGGACACCTGGGCTGGGTGTGGGATGGCGTCTACGTGGACCAGAGGGGGCTGGTGGCTGTGCGCGCTCCAGGAGAGTCTGGGCTGGGGGAGTCGCTGGCACGCCTTCCAGTGGGATCCTAGGGACCTAGGGGCTCTGTACACTGAGGCTGGTGGGGACGGCGGGTCTAGCCAGGGTCGTGTCTTCCTGTTGACTCTCGTGGCTTTCTCTGGAATTGGCCGGGCAGTCCTGTCCCAGGTGGGCCCTGGCTTTGAGGAGTGGCCTGGCATGTTCTTTGGGTCCTGGCCTGTGTCCTAGCCTATGCAGGTAGCAGGGGCCAGGGTGgaagtgggaaggggcaagaagCCCTTTGATTTGGATGGGGTGGGACTCCTACTCTCAGCAACCCAGAGAGCATACCGGCTTCGCACTTAGCAGGACTTGGCTTTGAGTGAGGGTTGACCGAGCCCTTGGTGTGTGGCAGGCTGGTCTGAGCCTGGGCTGAGCTGCTGGGGAGCGATGAAAAGGCTGCCCTCACTGGGGAGGAGAGGCCAGGTGCAGGGCCAGGAGCCTTCTTGGAGCCTCACTGCCCCGGCTTCTTGGTGGCCTGGCACCCTCTGGGCACAGGGGGACGTTCCTCATATTCTTCCCGGTCATTCCGGCAGCAGTGTGTTACCCCGGGGCGGATTCCAAGGCCAGCTCCACAGGACTGTGGTCAGCAGGTGCTGCGGGCAGATGCACTCTCCCCGGGTCGGCCTCTCCTTCTCTGCTTGTCCTGAGGCCGCCTCTGCCCTTCGCCTCAGTGTCTTCCGTGGGGGGCGGTGACGTGGTGTCACCGGAGCCCCCTTGCCCGCTGTCCTGCTGGCGCTGTCTCATTAGACGTGGCGCCTCGCCTGCCTGCTTCCTTTCTACTTCCTGCCTCAGGGTCGGCCTTGGCACTGCCCTCGCTCCGTGCATCACCCTCTCCTGCCGCTCCATCTGCCTGGTCAGGCATCCGCGCCCGTCCCCCGCCGCGCTTCCGGCGCCCCCCACGCCTGCCCCGTCCTGCCCGCCTGACCTTGCCGCACCCTCTGTCCGGGCCCTCTGGCAGCCACGGTCACAGCCCCACCCCCATGCCTGTTCTCTCCCCCATCTGCTCCTTCGTCCTGACCCTTGGCCCCAACTGCTGCTGGAGGCTCTTTTCCCCTGCTGGCCTCAGGCGGTGGAGGCAGTAGCTCCCGCCCTGCTGTGCAGAGGGTGGGCCTGAGGCCAGTGGAGGTCACGGAGCTCTCTGTTGAGCCCCCGTCCCAGCCCCACGGCCCTCATGCTGGGAGCCTGCCTGCTGCTTCCTGGGTCCGGAGGGCTGCAGCCCAaagcctgggggcagggctgtgggGGTCGCCCGTGGTTGAGTTGGGGtgagaaggaggggaggaagtTACGGGAGGAAGCAGGCCCCGGCCTGGCCTGGCCCTTGGACCAGCCTGGTCCCTGCCCCGGTGCCAGCCTCAGGGGTTGGGGGTCCAGATGGATGGTGCTTCGCATGGCTGAGAGGTCTGGCTTGGGCCCCGTCAGAGCAGCATGCGCTGCTGCGGGCGGTTTCTGCCTGGCCAAGCACCAGCTGCCGTTTCCAGGAAGAGCGGCATGCCTGTTGGGTGGGACGGAGGCGTGGGGCCGCCCAACCCCTCGGAGTGAGCTGGGCCACCCCGGCCGCCGTGGCCGCCCCTGCGCCCTGGCTTCGGCTCGCCCGCTTCAGCCAGCCGGGACTTCATCGTTGTcccgcccccccaaccccgcaGTCCAGGGATGTGGGGGTCCGGAGGCCGGCAGGATGTGGGGGGCCTCCCTGGCGGGGTGGGGGCCAGACCACCGCCTCTTCCAGGGGACAGTAGGGCGCAGCTCCTTACGTGGGCAGAGGCTGCCGGTGACACATCCGTGGAGGGCGCAGCCCTGCCCTGGGCTGTGGGCGCCCAGCCAGCCGTGCACCCCGGAGCCATGCCTGGGGGACGCACATGGCCCCCAGTTAGTTACCTCTGGGTAGAGGCACAGAGGCCTACCTCCCCTGCTGCCAGGGCCCGCtggctgctgggggaggggcggcCACGCCCTTctcacccctgccccagccctggctccctgggtggggcagcCTCCTGGGGTTGACACTGcgggcctctcccctcccctctgaccTCCTCACTTGCCCACTGCCCGCCCAGCCCAGCACGATGCCCGCAGGGCCTCAGCCTCCATGTCCAGGTCCAAGCCTCCAACCACCCACCCCTCTGGTTCTCAGGCCCCAGGTGCCACTGCCCTGGGGCACTgctcccccactgccccccaccccccactcttcCGTGTGGTCTTTCTAGAGCCTGGGACTGCTCGAGCAGGCCTGGACCCTCTCAGCTTCCCCACTGATGGCTGTCGGGGGGGAGGCTGCTCTTGACTCAGGGTGTCTCTCTCGAGCCATCATGGCAACTCCTCTGGGGCCGTGCGGGGTGGTCCTGTGGGCCCCTGGAGCTTGGGCTGAGTGGGGGATGGTGGGTGCAGGGGtacggggtggggtgggtgctCACCCCCGGCTGGGACCGCTGGagcccagctcccagcccagACAGTGCAGGGTGGACACTGTCCAGTAACTGGCTGGGCATGCCGGATGGGGTGCGGTGAGGGTGAAGTAGGCGGAGCCAGGACCCACCCGCTGGCAATCCAGGCCAAAGTCCCCACCGGTCAGCTGACCAGGCTTGTGCAGGTGCCTCTGGTTGCAGCCCCTGCCTGTTCTGTCCGCCTGGGGTCTGGAGACGGGGTCCCCCCAGCCCACGAGTCACGGGGTGTCCTGTGACCCACAGAACTGAGCTCACGCGGAGCCTGGGGACTGAAGGGGGGTGGGACGTGCCCTGCAGCATGCCCCAGCTGTCTGAGCCAGACCTGTGGGCACACCCCTCCCGCCCGGCCCTTGCCTGGCCAGGCCGTGCCAGGCTCGGGGCCTGCTTGCGCCCAGCCCCCTCGGTGTCCCGCTGGCAGCTGGTCACGCGGACTAATGAGAGCATGCTAATCTGCTGGGCCCTGGCAGCGGGCCCTTCCCTGTCCCCAGCGTGGGGGATGGGCGCAGAGGGCCCAGGGTCCTCGGGGATGACCCTGTGTGTCCAGGGGCACGCTCCCTGCAGGCCTGGGCCGGGCAGCCCCTGTGCCGGAAGCCCCTTCCTGCTTTGGACTCCTCCTGGGGTATTTGGCCCCAGGTCTCAGAGGGCCAGTTCCAGGGGCGGTGGAGAGGGGTTGGCCAGTTGACTCCATCCCCACAGGGGCCACGGAATCACCGCACACAGCTGCCCAGGTGGGATGCTCCGAGTCATGGGCAGCCCCCAACCCAGGGCAGGCCCCTGCCAGTGGGGAAGCTGAGTGGAGGAGGCTCCAGGCTTGCGCCAGTGTCCCCGGCAGTGGGTGGGGCACTTGTGGACTCTGGCAACCACCCTTGTGCCAGCTCTCTGTTCCGTTTGGCCTCCCAGGCGGGAGGGGGGCAGCTGAAGGTCCAGGTGGGGCCTGTCTGGGGACAGAACACCACGATCCCACTTTTACCCGGCCCTGGTGGTGGTCTGCCCGTTTCCCTGACCGCTTATCTGTGTGGACGGCTGCCGGGAGCCGgcacatgagatcccacccatgacaaggtcatgagggagaaaacctgatgggcaaggcagatcaggttttcagggattccgaaaagctgcccccggcgctcaccttaaagatgatatttgtctttctgatgcttgcttcaatagactactccctaatttctgtgacacgggtagaaggccttccccgatctctctccaaacagaatcaacttagaactttaatgaATATGTCCCCCGgatggtggtatcctataagattatccaggatgaaaggagtgtttcaatttagacccctttgctggcattctagcctgcttggcaaatgcgtactaatgcacatgactgctcacaataCCTTAATCATAAAGAgttaaagaacctgatcacacaaaggccctaataggcgcagagcccttcgggggtgaggaaggcctattagagaacacaaaaatattctaaaagtggttatagttaaagatttagaaaaataagagtttagaattgttaattttaaccaggaatgctaaacaggggctgcctcaccggagctgcagagtctttgtgtggtaaaccttttagataaatttaactgataacttctgcaaaaggactgacctttgtgttcattaaagaatggattacagaaaacagctttgcattcacctaggtcataaaatgtcaataggccccaaggccagaagataatgtacaagaccctcataaacaaagaagtatgcagaaaacaccctggtttcttgaagaacaagctgatgtaatgttaaactatcttccccttagaaatttACTAATTTAGGGTATTAAAAGCCACAGTAAAAAAtgaagcattgccagactctgcgcaccccccgtctggtcactctctctctctctctctctctttctctctttctctctgtttctctctctctctctctctctctctctctctccctcgcagacttggccctatcaaggctggtctcacatctctctctcgccgacgccgttcatcctgagggtaccccctggatcctgctgaggctggaccccggcagacGGCTGTGGTGAGGGCAGCGGCTCCTGAGCTCGGGACCTGCCCAGTTGGTGTCTGTGGGCCAGGCAGaggtgggcaaggctgcccacAGCTGTGTGTGCccacaggaggtggcaagagccCCGCCCTTCTTTCCGGATCCTGGCTCAGCAGGGCAGTGCCAGCCGCTCCTGGGCAGCCCCGTGCATGTCCCCCAAGGCCGGGCCCTCTGCTGCCCAGGATCGCAAGCCCGACTCTTCTGagaccccttcccctcctgctgtCCCCAGGCCCAGGGTTCTTCGCCCGGGGGCCTGGCTGCCTCCTCGGCTCCTTCCAGGGGAAGAGGAGGAACTTGAGCTGACTGTGGTGTCCTGTGCCCTGGAGTTTAATATTTCGAGTTCCAGTAGGGCTGCTCGCATCTGCCGGGCAGGCGGCTCCCGTATTCATTACCACCCCGCCTGGCCGGCCGAGCCCTGCGAGCAGGCGGTGGGAGCCTGGCCCTGGGCCCCAGAGAGGGAGCGTCCGGACCCCACGGCCCCTCCCCACCCGCAGCACAGACTGGGCTCGGAGGCCTGTGGGCGGAAAGGGGAGGACTTGCTTGGGCGTGGACTCCTGGGGCCTGCTGCGTGGACAGGGCGGGCGAAGCCCGCGTGGGCAGTCCTAGTGAGAGAAGAGGGCTACTGACCCCCACTCCGCGCAGCCTCCGGCTGCCTCTGTCTGCAAAATGGTGACGGCACTTGGTGCCCCCTTCCCGGGCCTGGCACAGGGCAGTTGCCTGACTTCATGTGGGCCCTTGGGGGCCTGGCCCAGCAGCGGTGGTCTGTGCTGAGCAGGGCAGGCAGGATCATCCTGGTGCCTGGCAAGCTGGGACGTGAACTCAGGCCTGGAGGAAGGCCCCAGATGACAGGAGGGGCTGCTGGAAGCACAGAGGTGGGCTCCCAGGTGCAGCCTCAGCTGGACCTGCTCCTGCCGGGAGTCTCAGGCTGGGAGATGTGGCTGGTGCCTTGCCTCCTTCGGGAGGCAGACCTGCGACCCTGGGAACCGCCTTGGAGGCGTCTGGAGACCCCCTGGCTTAGGGCTCCTGGTGCAGCTGGGGTCTGGGTCCTGGGAGCGGTGGTCACTAGGAGTGAGGGTACCCTGGGGCGGGAGGGCGCGGGAAGGGCTGGGCGGGGCTCAGGCTGCAAGCGGACACCCTCGGCCTGAGGGTCCAGGTGGAGGGTCTTCTCTGATGAGGGGCAGCCCCCACCGCGGGGCCGATGGAGTGCTGGGCTCCTGCTTTGGTCTGACATCCCACTGCACCCCGGGGGCCCCCTGCACCCAGCTCCGCCCAGCTGGAGGACCCCCAAGGCCCACAGTGGGGCCTTCGCTGATGCGCCCCCTGCCCCCAGATGAAGATCTCCTTCAATGACAAGAGCCTGCAGACCACGTTTGAGTACCCCCCCGAGAGCTCCctgcaggaggaggaggcggaggaggaggaggaggaggggtacGTGGAGGAGGATGCGGAGGCCTCTGGCCCTGACGGCGTGCCGGAGAAGCACCTCATGCTCTTCCTGCCCCGGGCCACGTTCGTGAGCAGGGTGGGGCCCGAGAGCCCACAGCTGCCGGACGGCAGCTCCAGTGAGTGCCTGtcagggcgggcgggcgggcgggcgggcgggcagggtggggtggggcggccCAGGTAGTCGGATTACAGCCACATGTCCACCCACTTGGCCTGCAGGCCTGTCCAGCTACACGCCGAAGCACTCCGTGGCTTTCAGCAAGTGGCCAGAGCAGGTGCTGGAGCGGACTCCAAGCGTGGAGGAGGCCCCGCCCAAGGAGGTCATGGTGAGCAGGGCCGGGTGGTGGATGGGCACCCAGGGAAGGTGGGCGAGATGGGGGAGCTAACACCTGGACGCACCCTTGATTGCCTCCACACCGCTCTCTCAGCTCACCCCTGCCGGGCAGAACGACCTCTCGGACTTCCGAAGTGAGCCAGCCCTCTACTTCTGACCTCCCGCCCCCCGACCAGCACGGCCAAGGCTGACGCCCtccggcctgccaggctctgcccaCCCACGTGCCGCGCGTGCTGCCTGGGGCCTCACAAGCAGGCCGGTGCTCAGGGCCTGAGCCGGGGGCGCCCGGGACTCCTGACCCTGGTTTGCGGGCACTGCCTGTGGGGAAGGACGGGTCCTGTCAGGTGTGTCCATGTGGAGGCCGACGGGACTGGATTTCCCCAGCCCACACCCCcacgtcagccactgtttctgatGATCAGCACGTCTCTCCCTGCCTCTGATGACGGACTCAATAAACAACACT includes the following:
- the TPRN gene encoding taperin, with the translated sequence MAGLGRPGPAPRAAMPAWKREILERKRAKLAALGGGAAPVAGAGTTETAGPVTEPLVLAESLGPLRENPFMRLESERRHGARRAGGAGAAGPGARPAEQLLELYCRVPGVRTIRADNILIIESEPGFPPAPSPGLGPGGTARIRAAEVLVYEAPPTAGRVSRLLQKFDPPAAPRRRGSPERVRPALPPSPGPAVPRVGERAACFQSDPERCGSGLGPGPRRSGFLHKTSSNSFTVHPRGLRHSAGTRPLPNGPLAPESRAGAANGFEGSAPEPGEWKPKVESGEAPAHQSPSPGTPSATPAADPALPTLSSSSATPSQRQWVSAATSANDSFEIRPASKPDMGRIPAGDLQARALASLRVNSRNSFVVIPKRKTSGAPPGEGRRSVAPPEKEVGWASQHPEHEAQQVPGVDGVFAGGRSPPRIVEGGSPAPAAALVDPAVRWQGLPSPPPSPEAEPAQGFQTSGLAKNGREPRRPGLPITFIDEVDSEDEVPQEAKLPCSGAGAPPQYHPHPTRPGYLSELQHRGGNTFTVVPKRKPGAVQANGEARPTEAEEEEPGRVSEPPAAAGTSLKKRYPTVHEIEVIGGYLALQKSCLTKAGSSRKKMKISFNDKSLQTTFEYPPESSLQEEEAEEEEEEGYVEEDAEASGPDGVPEKHLMLFLPRATFVSRVGPESPQLPDGSSSLSSYTPKHSVAFSKWPEQVLERTPSVEEAPPKEVMLTPAGQNDLSDFRSEPALYF